In the Festucalex cinctus isolate MCC-2025b chromosome 10, RoL_Fcin_1.0, whole genome shotgun sequence genome, one interval contains:
- the dnajc6 gene encoding auxilin isoform X2, with product MSLLGAYKKKSTYDGYESLQLVDSGRDSFSTGRGGGGGGGGGGGGCTLGGPVAALHGLKAGAGKQEDCSTMDSSDMDGNYGGGLLDMVKGGAGKFFSNFKDNLKDTLKDTSTKVMHQVATYTKGELDIAYITSRIIVMTYPAESVQIGYQNHVEDIRSFLDSRHADHYTVFNLSQRNYRGAKFSNRVSECNWPARQAPSLHNLFAVCKNMHNWLKQNPKNVCVITCSDGRAPSGVLVCAMFCFCHLFNNPVPAMQLLSAKRPGSGLWPSHRRYIGYVCSMVSEKPSLPHTKPLRIKALTMSPVPCFNKQRSGCRPFCDVLIGETKIFTTAQEYERMREHRVQEGKVVFPLGVSVHGDVIVSVFHMRSTIGGRLQAKVSNTQIFQIQFHTGFIAPGTTMLKFNKPELDACDSPDKYPQLFHVILDVEVEGLDKQKDLTPPWEQFPSKDLSPNVLFSCHQEHQDALAIAEPVRPPGGHDARGHGEESEPSDDEMISLSSQRSSTSTAPHKGDQPSPTHVDPVPPGEVDLLGLDGEEIKQPPPVTQAPSTAAATTDLLGDLFGAPPQPTSGPSSNHSTPHKTVPSSASPCASPGPPVFDPFGAGPMPKPQEMMGAFLRPGNMGQPHSFVHAARSPSPTLQPTSFGRNSPVQPATPTVNIQQQNIMGGWEWNRTATTSTGGGLVMGSQSATTSPTGSVHSTPTHQSKPNTLDPFADIGNLGGTLGGGSGFSSKPTTPTGTTPSFPSMGSPSRPPPSPQHAGGWQPHSGAGFQSWQSNTGTAGWQPQGQGPAPQPKPSPSHTSMPHTSPQNRPNYNVSFSAGGGSPSAAGKAQMGMGSKPKASNANFDDLLSGQGFAGAKEKKGPRTIAEMRKEEMAKEMDPEKIKILEWIEGKERNIRALLSTMHTVLWEGETRWKPVGMADLVTPEQVKKVYRKAVLVVHPDKCFATPTAFRENSQTSCCDIMKAETLF from the exons atatGGATGGCAACTATGGCGGAGGACTGCTGGATATGGTGAAGGGCGGAGCTGGAAAGTTCTTCAGTAACTTCAAAGACAATCTCAAGGACACGCTAAAAGACACATCCACTAAGGTCATGCATCAGGTTGCTAC ATACACTAAAGGGGAGCTAGACATAGCCTACATTACGTCACGAATCATAG TGATGACCTACCCAGCAGAGTCTGTGCAGATTGGCTACCAGAACCATGTGGAGGACATCCGATCCTTCCTTGACAGTCGCCATGCCGACCACTACACTGTCTTCAACCTGTCACAGCGCAATTACCGCGGAGCCAAATTTTCCAACAGG GTTTCAGAGTGTAATTGGCCCGCTCGGCAGGCTCCCAGCCTCCACAACCTCTTTGCTGTTTGCAAGAACATGCACAACTGGCTAAAACAGAATCCCAAGAATGTGTGTGTCATCACCTGCTCG GATGGCCGGGCGCCTTCAGGAGTTTTGGTTTGTGCCATGTTTTGCTTCTGCCACCTCTTCAACAATCCAGTTCCCGCCATGCAACTCCTCAGCGCCAAGAGACCGGGCTCAGGCCTCTGGCCTTCACACCGCAG GTACATCGGGTATGTATGCAGCATGGTGTCCGAGAAGCCCAGTCTACCCCACACCAAGCCTCTGAGGATCAAGGCTCTCACCATGAGTCCGGTTCCCTGCTTCAACAAGCAACGGAGCGGTTGTAGGCCTTTCTGTGACGTCCTCATTGGAGAGACCAAAATCTTCACCACGGCACAGGAGTATGAGAGGATGAG AGAGCACCGAGTTCAAGAGGGGAAGGTGGTTTTTCCTTTGGGTGTCAGCGTGCATGGAGATGTCATAGTTTCTGTCTTTCATATGAGGTCCACTATCGGGGGACGTCTGCAAGCCAAG GTGTCCAACACCCAAATTTTCCAGATCCAGTTTCACACTGGCTTCATTGCTCCTGGAACTACTATGTTAAAATTTAACAA ACCAGAGCTGGACGCGTGTGACTCTCCAGACAAGTATCCTCAGCTTTTCCATGTGATATTGGACGTGGAGGTGGAGGGCTTAGACAAGCAGAAAGACCTCACGCCGCCTTGGGAGCAGTTCCCATCTAAAGACCTGAGTCCCAATGTGCTTTTCAGCTGCCATCAGGAACATCAGGATGCTCTCGCCATTGCTG AGCCAGTCAGGCCACCTGGAGGCCATGATGCCCGAGGCCACGGCGAGGAGAGTGAGCCCTCTGACGACGAGATGATCTCTCTCTCCAGCCAGCGAAGCAGCACCAGCACAGCCCCCCATAAAGGGGATCAGCCTTCTCCGACGCACGTGGACCCCGTTCCGCCTGGAGAAGTCGATCTTCTCGGCTTGGATGGTGAAGAGATCAAGCAACCGCCTCCAGTGACCCAAGCTCCATCTACTGCAGCTGCAACTACTGACCTCCTGGGGGACTTGTTTGGGGCTCCACCACAGCCAACCAGCGGGCCATCATCCAACCATTCCACTCCACACAAAACAGTACCAAGCTCGGCCTCGCCATGTGCTTCCCCTGGGCCACCAG TGTTTGACCCCTTTGGAGCTGGTCCCATGCCGAAGCCTCAGGAGATGATGGGTGCATTCCTCAGACCAGGTAACATGGGGCAGCCACATTCCTTCGTGCATGCCGCTCGCTCTCCATCCCCCACCCTGCAGCCCACAAGCTTTG GACGAAATTCCCCCGTCCAACCTGCTACGCCAACCGTCAACATTCAGCAGCAAAACATCATGGGAGGCTGGGAATGGAACAGAACAGCCACCACAAGCACAG GAGGTGGTTTAGTAATGGGCAGTCAATCAGCCACTACAAGCCCGACAGGTTCGGTTCATAGTACACCCACCCATCAAAGCAAGCCAAACACCCTGGACCCTTTTGCTGATATAGGTAACCTTGGGGGAACCCTTGGAG GAGGTTCTGGATTTTCCAGCAAGCCCACCACACCAACAGGAACAACCCCTTCCTTTCCTTCCATGGGCTCACCATCTCGGCCTCCTCCATCTCCCCAGCATGCGGGAGGATGGCAGCCCCACTCAGGAGCTGGTTTCCAATCATGGCAGTCTAACACTGGCACAGCAGGCTGGCAGCCGCAAGGACAAGGACCCGCTCCGCAACCAAAGCCGAGTCCAAGCCATACGTCCATGCCTCACACTTCACCGCAGAACCGACCCAACTATAATGTTAGTTTCTCTGCTGGGGGTGGATCACCCAGTGCTGCGGGCAAAGCACAGATGGGAATGG GCTCGAAGCCAAAGGCTTCCAATGCCAACTTTGATGACCTGCTGTCTGGTCAAGGCTTTGCAGGggccaaagaaaagaaaggaccCAGGACTATAGCAGAAATGAGGAAAGAGGAAATGGCCAAAGAGATGGACCCAGAGAAAATAAAG ATTCTCGAATGGATTGAGGGGAAGGAGCGGAACATCCGGGCCCTCCTCTCCACGATGCATACAGTGTTGTGGGAAGGAGAAACACGTTGGAAGCCCGTTGGAATGGCTGACCTGGTGACTCCTGAACAGGTCAAAAAGGTCTATCGCAAAGCAGTCCTCGTCGTCCACCCTGATAAG tgcttcgccacgcccacagcgtttcgcgaaaactcacaaacttcgtgttgtgacatcatgaaggccgaaaccctcttctga
- the dnajc6 gene encoding auxilin isoform X1 produces the protein MSLLGAYKKKSTYDGYESLQLVDSGRDSFSTGRGGGGGGGGGGGGCTLGGPVAALHGLKAGAGKQEDCSTMDSSDMDGNYGGGLLDMVKGGAGKFFSNFKDNLKDTLKDTSTKVMHQVATYTKGELDIAYITSRIIVMTYPAESVQIGYQNHVEDIRSFLDSRHADHYTVFNLSQRNYRGAKFSNRVSECNWPARQAPSLHNLFAVCKNMHNWLKQNPKNVCVITCSDGRAPSGVLVCAMFCFCHLFNNPVPAMQLLSAKRPGSGLWPSHRRYIGYVCSMVSEKPSLPHTKPLRIKALTMSPVPCFNKQRSGCRPFCDVLIGETKIFTTAQEYERMREHRVQEGKVVFPLGVSVHGDVIVSVFHMRSTIGGRLQAKVSNTQIFQIQFHTGFIAPGTTMLKFNKPELDACDSPDKYPQLFHVILDVEVEGLDKQKDLTPPWEQFPSKDLSPNVLFSCHQEHQDALAIAEPVRPPGGHDARGHGEESEPSDDEMISLSSQRSSTSTAPHKGDQPSPTHVDPVPPGEVDLLGLDGEEIKQPPPVTQAPSTAAATTDLLGDLFGAPPQPTSGPSSNHSTPHKTVPSSASPCASPGPPVFDPFGAGPMPKPQEMMGAFLRPGNMGQPHSFVHAARSPSPTLQPTSFGRNSPVQPATPTVNIQQQNIMGGWEWNRTATTSTGGGLVMGSQSATTSPTGSVHSTPTHQSKPNTLDPFADIGNLGGTLGGGSGFSSKPTTPTGTTPSFPSMGSPSRPPPSPQHAGGWQPHSGAGFQSWQSNTGTAGWQPQGQGPAPQPKPSPSHTSMPHTSPQNRPNYNVSFSAGGGSPSAAGKAQMGMGSKPKASNANFDDLLSGQGFAGAKEKKGPRTIAEMRKEEMAKEMDPEKIKILEWIEGKERNIRALLSTMHTVLWEGETRWKPVGMADLVTPEQVKKVYRKAVLVVHPDKATGQPYEQYAKMIFMELNDAWSEFESQGQKPLY, from the exons atatGGATGGCAACTATGGCGGAGGACTGCTGGATATGGTGAAGGGCGGAGCTGGAAAGTTCTTCAGTAACTTCAAAGACAATCTCAAGGACACGCTAAAAGACACATCCACTAAGGTCATGCATCAGGTTGCTAC ATACACTAAAGGGGAGCTAGACATAGCCTACATTACGTCACGAATCATAG TGATGACCTACCCAGCAGAGTCTGTGCAGATTGGCTACCAGAACCATGTGGAGGACATCCGATCCTTCCTTGACAGTCGCCATGCCGACCACTACACTGTCTTCAACCTGTCACAGCGCAATTACCGCGGAGCCAAATTTTCCAACAGG GTTTCAGAGTGTAATTGGCCCGCTCGGCAGGCTCCCAGCCTCCACAACCTCTTTGCTGTTTGCAAGAACATGCACAACTGGCTAAAACAGAATCCCAAGAATGTGTGTGTCATCACCTGCTCG GATGGCCGGGCGCCTTCAGGAGTTTTGGTTTGTGCCATGTTTTGCTTCTGCCACCTCTTCAACAATCCAGTTCCCGCCATGCAACTCCTCAGCGCCAAGAGACCGGGCTCAGGCCTCTGGCCTTCACACCGCAG GTACATCGGGTATGTATGCAGCATGGTGTCCGAGAAGCCCAGTCTACCCCACACCAAGCCTCTGAGGATCAAGGCTCTCACCATGAGTCCGGTTCCCTGCTTCAACAAGCAACGGAGCGGTTGTAGGCCTTTCTGTGACGTCCTCATTGGAGAGACCAAAATCTTCACCACGGCACAGGAGTATGAGAGGATGAG AGAGCACCGAGTTCAAGAGGGGAAGGTGGTTTTTCCTTTGGGTGTCAGCGTGCATGGAGATGTCATAGTTTCTGTCTTTCATATGAGGTCCACTATCGGGGGACGTCTGCAAGCCAAG GTGTCCAACACCCAAATTTTCCAGATCCAGTTTCACACTGGCTTCATTGCTCCTGGAACTACTATGTTAAAATTTAACAA ACCAGAGCTGGACGCGTGTGACTCTCCAGACAAGTATCCTCAGCTTTTCCATGTGATATTGGACGTGGAGGTGGAGGGCTTAGACAAGCAGAAAGACCTCACGCCGCCTTGGGAGCAGTTCCCATCTAAAGACCTGAGTCCCAATGTGCTTTTCAGCTGCCATCAGGAACATCAGGATGCTCTCGCCATTGCTG AGCCAGTCAGGCCACCTGGAGGCCATGATGCCCGAGGCCACGGCGAGGAGAGTGAGCCCTCTGACGACGAGATGATCTCTCTCTCCAGCCAGCGAAGCAGCACCAGCACAGCCCCCCATAAAGGGGATCAGCCTTCTCCGACGCACGTGGACCCCGTTCCGCCTGGAGAAGTCGATCTTCTCGGCTTGGATGGTGAAGAGATCAAGCAACCGCCTCCAGTGACCCAAGCTCCATCTACTGCAGCTGCAACTACTGACCTCCTGGGGGACTTGTTTGGGGCTCCACCACAGCCAACCAGCGGGCCATCATCCAACCATTCCACTCCACACAAAACAGTACCAAGCTCGGCCTCGCCATGTGCTTCCCCTGGGCCACCAG TGTTTGACCCCTTTGGAGCTGGTCCCATGCCGAAGCCTCAGGAGATGATGGGTGCATTCCTCAGACCAGGTAACATGGGGCAGCCACATTCCTTCGTGCATGCCGCTCGCTCTCCATCCCCCACCCTGCAGCCCACAAGCTTTG GACGAAATTCCCCCGTCCAACCTGCTACGCCAACCGTCAACATTCAGCAGCAAAACATCATGGGAGGCTGGGAATGGAACAGAACAGCCACCACAAGCACAG GAGGTGGTTTAGTAATGGGCAGTCAATCAGCCACTACAAGCCCGACAGGTTCGGTTCATAGTACACCCACCCATCAAAGCAAGCCAAACACCCTGGACCCTTTTGCTGATATAGGTAACCTTGGGGGAACCCTTGGAG GAGGTTCTGGATTTTCCAGCAAGCCCACCACACCAACAGGAACAACCCCTTCCTTTCCTTCCATGGGCTCACCATCTCGGCCTCCTCCATCTCCCCAGCATGCGGGAGGATGGCAGCCCCACTCAGGAGCTGGTTTCCAATCATGGCAGTCTAACACTGGCACAGCAGGCTGGCAGCCGCAAGGACAAGGACCCGCTCCGCAACCAAAGCCGAGTCCAAGCCATACGTCCATGCCTCACACTTCACCGCAGAACCGACCCAACTATAATGTTAGTTTCTCTGCTGGGGGTGGATCACCCAGTGCTGCGGGCAAAGCACAGATGGGAATGG GCTCGAAGCCAAAGGCTTCCAATGCCAACTTTGATGACCTGCTGTCTGGTCAAGGCTTTGCAGGggccaaagaaaagaaaggaccCAGGACTATAGCAGAAATGAGGAAAGAGGAAATGGCCAAAGAGATGGACCCAGAGAAAATAAAG ATTCTCGAATGGATTGAGGGGAAGGAGCGGAACATCCGGGCCCTCCTCTCCACGATGCATACAGTGTTGTGGGAAGGAGAAACACGTTGGAAGCCCGTTGGAATGGCTGACCTGGTGACTCCTGAACAGGTCAAAAAGGTCTATCGCAAAGCAGTCCTCGTCGTCCACCCTGATAAG GCAACAGGACAACCCTATGAACAATATGCCAAGATGATTTTCATGGAACTAAATGATGCCTGGTCTGAATTTGAAAGTCAAGGACAAAAACCTCtctactaa
- the dnajc6 gene encoding auxilin isoform X3 — MSLLGAYKKKSTYDGYESLQLVDSGRDSFSTGRGGGGGGGGGGGGCTLGGPVAALHGLKAGAGKQEDCSTMDSSDMDGNYGGGLLDMVKGGAGKFFSNFKDNLKDTLKDTSTKVMHQVATYTKGELDIAYITSRIIVMTYPAESVQIGYQNHVEDIRSFLDSRHADHYTVFNLSQRNYRGAKFSNRVSECNWPARQAPSLHNLFAVCKNMHNWLKQNPKNVCVITCSDGRAPSGVLVCAMFCFCHLFNNPVPAMQLLSAKRPGSGLWPSHRRYIGYVCSMVSEKPSLPHTKPLRIKALTMSPVPCFNKQRSGCRPFCDVLIGETKIFTTAQEYERMREHRVQEGKVVFPLGVSVHGDVIVSVFHMRSTIGGRLQAKVSNTQIFQIQFHTGFIAPGTTMLKFNKPELDACDSPDKYPQLFHVILDVEVEGLDKQKDLTPPWEQFPSKDLSPNVLFSCHQEHQDALAIAEPVRPPGGHDARGHGEESEPSDDEMISLSSQRSSTSTAPHKGDQPSPTHVDPVPPGEVDLLGLDGEEIKQPPPVTQAPSTAAATTDLLGDLFGAPPQPTSGPSSNHSTPHKTVPSSASPCASPGPPVFDPFGAGPMPKPQEMMGAFLRPGRNSPVQPATPTVNIQQQNIMGGWEWNRTATTSTGGGLVMGSQSATTSPTGSVHSTPTHQSKPNTLDPFADIGNLGGTLGGGSGFSSKPTTPTGTTPSFPSMGSPSRPPPSPQHAGGWQPHSGAGFQSWQSNTGTAGWQPQGQGPAPQPKPSPSHTSMPHTSPQNRPNYNVSFSAGGGSPSAAGKAQMGMGSKPKASNANFDDLLSGQGFAGAKEKKGPRTIAEMRKEEMAKEMDPEKIKILEWIEGKERNIRALLSTMHTVLWEGETRWKPVGMADLVTPEQVKKVYRKAVLVVHPDKATGQPYEQYAKMIFMELNDAWSEFESQGQKPLY; from the exons atatGGATGGCAACTATGGCGGAGGACTGCTGGATATGGTGAAGGGCGGAGCTGGAAAGTTCTTCAGTAACTTCAAAGACAATCTCAAGGACACGCTAAAAGACACATCCACTAAGGTCATGCATCAGGTTGCTAC ATACACTAAAGGGGAGCTAGACATAGCCTACATTACGTCACGAATCATAG TGATGACCTACCCAGCAGAGTCTGTGCAGATTGGCTACCAGAACCATGTGGAGGACATCCGATCCTTCCTTGACAGTCGCCATGCCGACCACTACACTGTCTTCAACCTGTCACAGCGCAATTACCGCGGAGCCAAATTTTCCAACAGG GTTTCAGAGTGTAATTGGCCCGCTCGGCAGGCTCCCAGCCTCCACAACCTCTTTGCTGTTTGCAAGAACATGCACAACTGGCTAAAACAGAATCCCAAGAATGTGTGTGTCATCACCTGCTCG GATGGCCGGGCGCCTTCAGGAGTTTTGGTTTGTGCCATGTTTTGCTTCTGCCACCTCTTCAACAATCCAGTTCCCGCCATGCAACTCCTCAGCGCCAAGAGACCGGGCTCAGGCCTCTGGCCTTCACACCGCAG GTACATCGGGTATGTATGCAGCATGGTGTCCGAGAAGCCCAGTCTACCCCACACCAAGCCTCTGAGGATCAAGGCTCTCACCATGAGTCCGGTTCCCTGCTTCAACAAGCAACGGAGCGGTTGTAGGCCTTTCTGTGACGTCCTCATTGGAGAGACCAAAATCTTCACCACGGCACAGGAGTATGAGAGGATGAG AGAGCACCGAGTTCAAGAGGGGAAGGTGGTTTTTCCTTTGGGTGTCAGCGTGCATGGAGATGTCATAGTTTCTGTCTTTCATATGAGGTCCACTATCGGGGGACGTCTGCAAGCCAAG GTGTCCAACACCCAAATTTTCCAGATCCAGTTTCACACTGGCTTCATTGCTCCTGGAACTACTATGTTAAAATTTAACAA ACCAGAGCTGGACGCGTGTGACTCTCCAGACAAGTATCCTCAGCTTTTCCATGTGATATTGGACGTGGAGGTGGAGGGCTTAGACAAGCAGAAAGACCTCACGCCGCCTTGGGAGCAGTTCCCATCTAAAGACCTGAGTCCCAATGTGCTTTTCAGCTGCCATCAGGAACATCAGGATGCTCTCGCCATTGCTG AGCCAGTCAGGCCACCTGGAGGCCATGATGCCCGAGGCCACGGCGAGGAGAGTGAGCCCTCTGACGACGAGATGATCTCTCTCTCCAGCCAGCGAAGCAGCACCAGCACAGCCCCCCATAAAGGGGATCAGCCTTCTCCGACGCACGTGGACCCCGTTCCGCCTGGAGAAGTCGATCTTCTCGGCTTGGATGGTGAAGAGATCAAGCAACCGCCTCCAGTGACCCAAGCTCCATCTACTGCAGCTGCAACTACTGACCTCCTGGGGGACTTGTTTGGGGCTCCACCACAGCCAACCAGCGGGCCATCATCCAACCATTCCACTCCACACAAAACAGTACCAAGCTCGGCCTCGCCATGTGCTTCCCCTGGGCCACCAG TGTTTGACCCCTTTGGAGCTGGTCCCATGCCGAAGCCTCAGGAGATGATGGGTGCATTCCTCAGACCAG GACGAAATTCCCCCGTCCAACCTGCTACGCCAACCGTCAACATTCAGCAGCAAAACATCATGGGAGGCTGGGAATGGAACAGAACAGCCACCACAAGCACAG GAGGTGGTTTAGTAATGGGCAGTCAATCAGCCACTACAAGCCCGACAGGTTCGGTTCATAGTACACCCACCCATCAAAGCAAGCCAAACACCCTGGACCCTTTTGCTGATATAGGTAACCTTGGGGGAACCCTTGGAG GAGGTTCTGGATTTTCCAGCAAGCCCACCACACCAACAGGAACAACCCCTTCCTTTCCTTCCATGGGCTCACCATCTCGGCCTCCTCCATCTCCCCAGCATGCGGGAGGATGGCAGCCCCACTCAGGAGCTGGTTTCCAATCATGGCAGTCTAACACTGGCACAGCAGGCTGGCAGCCGCAAGGACAAGGACCCGCTCCGCAACCAAAGCCGAGTCCAAGCCATACGTCCATGCCTCACACTTCACCGCAGAACCGACCCAACTATAATGTTAGTTTCTCTGCTGGGGGTGGATCACCCAGTGCTGCGGGCAAAGCACAGATGGGAATGG GCTCGAAGCCAAAGGCTTCCAATGCCAACTTTGATGACCTGCTGTCTGGTCAAGGCTTTGCAGGggccaaagaaaagaaaggaccCAGGACTATAGCAGAAATGAGGAAAGAGGAAATGGCCAAAGAGATGGACCCAGAGAAAATAAAG ATTCTCGAATGGATTGAGGGGAAGGAGCGGAACATCCGGGCCCTCCTCTCCACGATGCATACAGTGTTGTGGGAAGGAGAAACACGTTGGAAGCCCGTTGGAATGGCTGACCTGGTGACTCCTGAACAGGTCAAAAAGGTCTATCGCAAAGCAGTCCTCGTCGTCCACCCTGATAAG GCAACAGGACAACCCTATGAACAATATGCCAAGATGATTTTCATGGAACTAAATGATGCCTGGTCTGAATTTGAAAGTCAAGGACAAAAACCTCtctactaa
- the dnajc6 gene encoding auxilin isoform X4, whose amino-acid sequence MDSSDMDGNYGGGLLDMVKGGAGKFFSNFKDNLKDTLKDTSTKVMHQVATYTKGELDIAYITSRIIVMTYPAESVQIGYQNHVEDIRSFLDSRHADHYTVFNLSQRNYRGAKFSNRVSECNWPARQAPSLHNLFAVCKNMHNWLKQNPKNVCVITCSDGRAPSGVLVCAMFCFCHLFNNPVPAMQLLSAKRPGSGLWPSHRRYIGYVCSMVSEKPSLPHTKPLRIKALTMSPVPCFNKQRSGCRPFCDVLIGETKIFTTAQEYERMREHRVQEGKVVFPLGVSVHGDVIVSVFHMRSTIGGRLQAKVSNTQIFQIQFHTGFIAPGTTMLKFNKPELDACDSPDKYPQLFHVILDVEVEGLDKQKDLTPPWEQFPSKDLSPNVLFSCHQEHQDALAIAEPVRPPGGHDARGHGEESEPSDDEMISLSSQRSSTSTAPHKGDQPSPTHVDPVPPGEVDLLGLDGEEIKQPPPVTQAPSTAAATTDLLGDLFGAPPQPTSGPSSNHSTPHKTVPSSASPCASPGPPVFDPFGAGPMPKPQEMMGAFLRPGNMGQPHSFVHAARSPSPTLQPTSFGRNSPVQPATPTVNIQQQNIMGGWEWNRTATTSTGGGLVMGSQSATTSPTGSVHSTPTHQSKPNTLDPFADIGNLGGTLGGGSGFSSKPTTPTGTTPSFPSMGSPSRPPPSPQHAGGWQPHSGAGFQSWQSNTGTAGWQPQGQGPAPQPKPSPSHTSMPHTSPQNRPNYNVSFSAGGGSPSAAGKAQMGMGSKPKASNANFDDLLSGQGFAGAKEKKGPRTIAEMRKEEMAKEMDPEKIKILEWIEGKERNIRALLSTMHTVLWEGETRWKPVGMADLVTPEQVKKVYRKAVLVVHPDKATGQPYEQYAKMIFMELNDAWSEFESQGQKPLY is encoded by the exons atatGGATGGCAACTATGGCGGAGGACTGCTGGATATGGTGAAGGGCGGAGCTGGAAAGTTCTTCAGTAACTTCAAAGACAATCTCAAGGACACGCTAAAAGACACATCCACTAAGGTCATGCATCAGGTTGCTAC ATACACTAAAGGGGAGCTAGACATAGCCTACATTACGTCACGAATCATAG TGATGACCTACCCAGCAGAGTCTGTGCAGATTGGCTACCAGAACCATGTGGAGGACATCCGATCCTTCCTTGACAGTCGCCATGCCGACCACTACACTGTCTTCAACCTGTCACAGCGCAATTACCGCGGAGCCAAATTTTCCAACAGG GTTTCAGAGTGTAATTGGCCCGCTCGGCAGGCTCCCAGCCTCCACAACCTCTTTGCTGTTTGCAAGAACATGCACAACTGGCTAAAACAGAATCCCAAGAATGTGTGTGTCATCACCTGCTCG GATGGCCGGGCGCCTTCAGGAGTTTTGGTTTGTGCCATGTTTTGCTTCTGCCACCTCTTCAACAATCCAGTTCCCGCCATGCAACTCCTCAGCGCCAAGAGACCGGGCTCAGGCCTCTGGCCTTCACACCGCAG GTACATCGGGTATGTATGCAGCATGGTGTCCGAGAAGCCCAGTCTACCCCACACCAAGCCTCTGAGGATCAAGGCTCTCACCATGAGTCCGGTTCCCTGCTTCAACAAGCAACGGAGCGGTTGTAGGCCTTTCTGTGACGTCCTCATTGGAGAGACCAAAATCTTCACCACGGCACAGGAGTATGAGAGGATGAG AGAGCACCGAGTTCAAGAGGGGAAGGTGGTTTTTCCTTTGGGTGTCAGCGTGCATGGAGATGTCATAGTTTCTGTCTTTCATATGAGGTCCACTATCGGGGGACGTCTGCAAGCCAAG GTGTCCAACACCCAAATTTTCCAGATCCAGTTTCACACTGGCTTCATTGCTCCTGGAACTACTATGTTAAAATTTAACAA ACCAGAGCTGGACGCGTGTGACTCTCCAGACAAGTATCCTCAGCTTTTCCATGTGATATTGGACGTGGAGGTGGAGGGCTTAGACAAGCAGAAAGACCTCACGCCGCCTTGGGAGCAGTTCCCATCTAAAGACCTGAGTCCCAATGTGCTTTTCAGCTGCCATCAGGAACATCAGGATGCTCTCGCCATTGCTG AGCCAGTCAGGCCACCTGGAGGCCATGATGCCCGAGGCCACGGCGAGGAGAGTGAGCCCTCTGACGACGAGATGATCTCTCTCTCCAGCCAGCGAAGCAGCACCAGCACAGCCCCCCATAAAGGGGATCAGCCTTCTCCGACGCACGTGGACCCCGTTCCGCCTGGAGAAGTCGATCTTCTCGGCTTGGATGGTGAAGAGATCAAGCAACCGCCTCCAGTGACCCAAGCTCCATCTACTGCAGCTGCAACTACTGACCTCCTGGGGGACTTGTTTGGGGCTCCACCACAGCCAACCAGCGGGCCATCATCCAACCATTCCACTCCACACAAAACAGTACCAAGCTCGGCCTCGCCATGTGCTTCCCCTGGGCCACCAG TGTTTGACCCCTTTGGAGCTGGTCCCATGCCGAAGCCTCAGGAGATGATGGGTGCATTCCTCAGACCAGGTAACATGGGGCAGCCACATTCCTTCGTGCATGCCGCTCGCTCTCCATCCCCCACCCTGCAGCCCACAAGCTTTG GACGAAATTCCCCCGTCCAACCTGCTACGCCAACCGTCAACATTCAGCAGCAAAACATCATGGGAGGCTGGGAATGGAACAGAACAGCCACCACAAGCACAG GAGGTGGTTTAGTAATGGGCAGTCAATCAGCCACTACAAGCCCGACAGGTTCGGTTCATAGTACACCCACCCATCAAAGCAAGCCAAACACCCTGGACCCTTTTGCTGATATAGGTAACCTTGGGGGAACCCTTGGAG GAGGTTCTGGATTTTCCAGCAAGCCCACCACACCAACAGGAACAACCCCTTCCTTTCCTTCCATGGGCTCACCATCTCGGCCTCCTCCATCTCCCCAGCATGCGGGAGGATGGCAGCCCCACTCAGGAGCTGGTTTCCAATCATGGCAGTCTAACACTGGCACAGCAGGCTGGCAGCCGCAAGGACAAGGACCCGCTCCGCAACCAAAGCCGAGTCCAAGCCATACGTCCATGCCTCACACTTCACCGCAGAACCGACCCAACTATAATGTTAGTTTCTCTGCTGGGGGTGGATCACCCAGTGCTGCGGGCAAAGCACAGATGGGAATGG GCTCGAAGCCAAAGGCTTCCAATGCCAACTTTGATGACCTGCTGTCTGGTCAAGGCTTTGCAGGggccaaagaaaagaaaggaccCAGGACTATAGCAGAAATGAGGAAAGAGGAAATGGCCAAAGAGATGGACCCAGAGAAAATAAAG ATTCTCGAATGGATTGAGGGGAAGGAGCGGAACATCCGGGCCCTCCTCTCCACGATGCATACAGTGTTGTGGGAAGGAGAAACACGTTGGAAGCCCGTTGGAATGGCTGACCTGGTGACTCCTGAACAGGTCAAAAAGGTCTATCGCAAAGCAGTCCTCGTCGTCCACCCTGATAAG GCAACAGGACAACCCTATGAACAATATGCCAAGATGATTTTCATGGAACTAAATGATGCCTGGTCTGAATTTGAAAGTCAAGGACAAAAACCTCtctactaa